The Streptomyces sp. NBC_00286 nucleotide sequence ACGGACCACCCGTTCGTCGCCACCTACTCCAAGGCGTTACCGCACAACAAGTACGGAGAGGTCGACCCGGCCGCCTACCACCTGCTGCGCCGGGCACTGGCCACCGGCAGCTTCGAGGACTTCGAGCGGATCCCGCTCGGGGACACCCGCAAGCTGACCAACCCGCAGTCCGGACTGGCCTTCGACCCTGAGGGCCCGGACGCCCAGGCCCTGACCATGCCTCCCGCGCCGCGTATCGACAGCGCGCAGAACTCCGCCGAGGCGGTCGAGCTGTACTGGATGGCACTGTGCCGCGAGGTGCTGTTCACCCGGTTCGGCGACAGCGAACTGGTCGCCGAGGCGGCCACCGAGCTGAGCGGCCTGTCGGACTTCCAGGCACCCAAGCAGAACGGGCAGGTCACGCCGCAGACCATCTTCCGCGGCGACACCCGCGGCGACCTGGCCGGGCCGTACGTCTCGCAGTTCCTGCTCAAGGACATCCCGTACGGCACGCTGCTGATCCCGCAGCGGCAGGACACGCTGGTCCGCCCGGTCGACCACCTGACCACCTGGGGCGACTGGCTGGAGGTGCAGAACGGCTCCGAACCCGAGCCGGACGAGCGGGACTTCACGACGCGGCGGTACATCCAGACGCCGCGCGATCTGGCCCACTATGTGCACTTCGACGCGCTGTACGAGGCGTACCTCAACGCCGCCCTCATCCTGCTGGGCCTGAACGCGCCGCCGGACGCGGGCAACCCGTACAACTTCTCCCGCAACCAGATCGGTTTCGGGACGTACGGCGGCCCGCACATCCTCTCGCTGGTGACCGAGGTGGCCACGCGGGCCCTGAAGGCGGTGTGGTTCCAGAAGTGGTACGTGCACCGGCGGCTGCGGCCGGAGGAGTTCGGCGGCCGGGTGCACCAGCAACTGCGCGGGCAGCGCGAGTACCCGATCGACGGCGAGGTGCTCGACTCCGTCGCCGTCAAGCGGGTCTTCGAGAAGTACGGCAGCTACCTGCTTCCGCAGGCGTTCCCGGAGGGCAGCCCGACGCACCCCTCCTACGGCTCCGGACACGCCACGGTGGCGGGAGCGTGCGTGACCATCCTCAAGGCGTGGTTCGACGAGTCGTACGTCCTGCCCGACCCGGTGGTGCCGAGCACCGACGGCACCGCGCTGGAGCCGTACACCGGCCTGGACGCCGACCGGCTCACCGTCGGCGGTGAACTCAACAAGGTCGCCGCCAACATCGCCACCGGCCGCAACATGGCCGGCGTGCACTGGCGTACCGACTACACCGAGGCGGTCCGGCTGGGCGAGGAGATCGCCATCGGCGTACTGCGCGAGGCCAAGGAGTCGACGCTGGAGAACGCCGTCTTCACCCTCAGCCGCTTCGACGGGACGACGATGACCGTCTGATCTCGGCCCCCAATTCAGGGGCTGGGGCTGGGCGTTGACCGCGCACCGGTGTCCGTACCGGGTGACCGGCGGGCCCCTCGGGCCCGCCGGAAGCGGATGAGCGCCACGGCGGTGATGAGCAGCGCAGCGAGGACGAGAGCGATCACGGCGGGGCCGGCGGCGTCCAGTGGCTCGGCGATGCCGCGCTGGACGGCTCCGGCCGCGTCGATGACCGGGTCCTGGAGGGTGGGGTCGCGCTGAAGGCGGATCTCGTACGAGCCGTAGTACGCGACGTACGCGCCCACGCAAAGGAGCAGCGCGCCGCCGAGCCGTGGCGCGATCGCGCCGAAGCGGCGCAGGCGGGTGACGGCGGTGGCGCGGGTGAGGGCGACGGTCAGTGAGGCCGCCCCGACGATGAGGCCCATGCCGGCGGCGTACGCGGCGAACAGGGCGACGCCCTCGCCGGTCGAGCCGCTACGGAAGGCGGAGACGACGATGGCGAGGAACGGGGCGATGGTGCAGCCGAGAGAGGCGGTCGCGTACGCCATGCCGAAGAGCGCCATCGAAGGGAGGGAGCGGGTGACGGTCGGTGCGCGGCGCAACTTGGGGGCCAGGGTGGGCAGTTGACGCCCGGCGAGCAACCAGGCACCGGCCACCGCCATGAGCAGCCCGAAGACGATGGTGAACCAGGGCAGATGCTCCTGCACCTGTCCCGCGACGGGCTGGACGGCCAGGCCGAACACGCCGAAGAGCGCGGCGAATCCGACCGTCATCGCGGCGGTGGCGGTCAGGGCGCGGCCGACTGCGACCGTACGGCTCGGAGAGTCGTCGCCGAGGACGAGCAGCGACAGGTAGGCGGGGAGCAGGGCGAAGCCGCAGGGGTTGACGGCGGCGAGCATGCCCGCGGTCAGGGCGAGGGCCAGCGGCAGATCGGACATGACGGTTCAGCCGACGAGCGGGCTGAGCTTGTCGGCGAGGCCCTTGCCGGCCGGGAGGCTGCCGGTGAAGACGGTCTTGCCGTCCTTGTCGAGGATCACGTAGACGCTCTGCTGGGTGATCTCGAACTTCTTCCAGATGTCTCCGGCCTCGTCGGCCAGGTTCGGGAAGGAGCCGACCTCGGTGTCGGCGACGAAGTCCTTCATGGCCTTGGTCTTGTCGAGCCCGGCCACCCCGAGCACATGCGCCTGACCTTCGAACTGTTCGGCGACCTTGGCGGTTTCGGGCCCCTGAGCCTTACAGGTGGGACACCACGGAGCCCAGAACCACAGCACCGTGGGCTTGCCCGCCAGCGAGGCCGCGTCGAACGGTTTACCGTCCACGGTCGTGCCCTTGAACCGCAGCGCCTCCGGGACGGACTCGGTGCCGGATCCGTCCTGCGCCGGCGCGGAGGACCCGGATGCCGGACCCTCCTCCGCGGCACTGCCGGAGGAGGCGGACTTCTCCGAACCGCAGCCAACAAGGGTGAGCGCGGCGGCAGCCAGCAGGCCGGGAAGGATCAGGCGGGCACGCATGAACGGACAACTCCTGATGGCAGGCTCGGGACCGGGGTCGGCTGAACTGTAGGCCGGACGGCGGGCGATATGGGCCGGGGCGGGTGCTTACGGTTCGGTGACATCGGCCTGCTTGGCCGGCGAGCCGATCTGGGGCAGGGTCGGTGACACGACCCCGGGCCAGGCAGTGGTCCACAGCGCGGCCGGTCCACGGCGGGCGACAACGCCGCCCTGGCCGCCGCCCATCCGCGCGCCCTCTTCAGCGCTGCGGCCTGCTTCCGGGATCGGCGCCGCCGGCTCGCCGCCACTGTGCGGGGCTCGTTCCGTGCACCTTGCCGAAGGTGCGGGCGAAGTAGCCGGCGTCCGGGAAGCCCGCTCGCCTGCCTATCTCGCTGATCGGCAGGTCGGTAGCGGCAAGCAGGCGCCGGGCTTGCACCATGCGCCGCTCGGTAATCCACTCCTGCACGGTGCGTCCGGTCCGTCGGCGTACCGTCGAGGTGAGGTGGCCCGGAGAGATGCTGACTGTGGCGGCCACGTCGCGCAGTGACAGCGGTTGTGGGTAGCGCCGCTCGATGACCTCGAACACCTCGGCCAGCAGTGGTTCCCGATTCTCGCGCAGGTCACCCACGACGTCGGCGGCAAGCCGGGACACCCCGACCAGCAGCAGCGTCAGGTGGGCCAGCGCGGCTTCCCGGTAGCCGTCCCGGCGTTGCGCCAGCTCGTCGTGCAGGGCCTGGATCCGGGCGGCCCACTCGGGCCGTTCCGGTTCGGGCACCCGCACCCGAAGGGCGCCGATCGCTCCGCCGCGGACGAACGGGAACAGCAAGGGGTGGGTGCGCCAGGCCAGGTGGGCGCCGGGGACGTCCGGGCCCAGCGCGTCGGCGGTGAAGAAGACTCCCCAGCCGTGGGCCTGGGCCAGGTCGCTGGCGTGGACTTGGCCCATCACGTCGCCGGGCGCGATGACGAACAGGTCACCGGCCTCGATCTGCCAGACCCGCCTGCCGGTGCGCAGCAGCCCGCCGGCGGTCTGGAAGTACGCCAGG carries:
- a CDS encoding redoxin domain-containing protein; this encodes MRARLILPGLLAAAALTLVGCGSEKSASSGSAAEEGPASGSSAPAQDGSGTESVPEALRFKGTTVDGKPFDAASLAGKPTVLWFWAPWCPTCKAQGPETAKVAEQFEGQAHVLGVAGLDKTKAMKDFVADTEVGSFPNLADEAGDIWKKFEITQQSVYVILDKDGKTVFTGSLPAGKGLADKLSPLVG
- a CDS encoding cytochrome c biogenesis CcdA family protein, whose product is MSDLPLALALTAGMLAAVNPCGFALLPAYLSLLVLGDDSPSRTVAVGRALTATAAMTVGFAALFGVFGLAVQPVAGQVQEHLPWFTIVFGLLMAVAGAWLLAGRQLPTLAPKLRRAPTVTRSLPSMALFGMAYATASLGCTIAPFLAIVVSAFRSGSTGEGVALFAAYAAGMGLIVGAASLTVALTRATAVTRLRRFGAIAPRLGGALLLCVGAYVAYYGSYEIRLQRDPTLQDPVIDAAGAVQRGIAEPLDAAGPAVIALVLAALLITAVALIRFRRARGARRSPGTDTGARSTPSPSP
- a CDS encoding AraC family transcriptional regulator, whose product is MRTVRKAPSRERPATYSLLPAPGELPVATWRLEHGWESTGWQSTDSFEEHAHDFPGLAYFQTAGGLLRTGRRVWQIEAGDLFVIAPGDVMGQVHASDLAQAHGWGVFFTADALGPDVPGAHLAWRTHPLLFPFVRGGAIGALRVRVPEPERPEWAARIQALHDELAQRRDGYREAALAHLTLLLVGVSRLAADVVGDLRENREPLLAEVFEVIERRYPQPLSLRDVAATVSISPGHLTSTVRRRTGRTVQEWITERRMVQARRLLAATDLPISEIGRRAGFPDAGYFARTFGKVHGTSPAQWRRAGGADPGSRPQR
- a CDS encoding vanadium-dependent haloperoxidase, which encodes MSDRRFAARDARIRAAEAEFQRHVPVHTANGEETDHPFVATYSKALPHNKYGEVDPAAYHLLRRALATGSFEDFERIPLGDTRKLTNPQSGLAFDPEGPDAQALTMPPAPRIDSAQNSAEAVELYWMALCREVLFTRFGDSELVAEAATELSGLSDFQAPKQNGQVTPQTIFRGDTRGDLAGPYVSQFLLKDIPYGTLLIPQRQDTLVRPVDHLTTWGDWLEVQNGSEPEPDERDFTTRRYIQTPRDLAHYVHFDALYEAYLNAALILLGLNAPPDAGNPYNFSRNQIGFGTYGGPHILSLVTEVATRALKAVWFQKWYVHRRLRPEEFGGRVHQQLRGQREYPIDGEVLDSVAVKRVFEKYGSYLLPQAFPEGSPTHPSYGSGHATVAGACVTILKAWFDESYVLPDPVVPSTDGTALEPYTGLDADRLTVGGELNKVAANIATGRNMAGVHWRTDYTEAVRLGEEIAIGVLREAKESTLENAVFTLSRFDGTTMTV